In Fluviicola taffensis DSM 16823, the following are encoded in one genomic region:
- a CDS encoding lycopene cyclase domain-containing protein, whose product MSLYLWIILGTIVFPFLLSFDKKIHFYTHWKTVFPSIFMVGLFFLVWDSYFTLHSVWGFNPRYVQGIYLFRLPLEEVLFFLVVPYACLFVYEVIRGYLPNAKLNLLGRGFAFAMVLSGLLLAIFHLKNWYTLTACSLSTLLIIGVYFRARASWFNHFALAFLICLVPFLLVNGALTGFFTPEPVVWYSENHIVGIRIGTIPLEDLYYNLSMLLPIVLIHEVMKAHQTKKAIK is encoded by the coding sequence ATGAGTCTTTATTTATGGATTATTTTGGGAACCATTGTCTTCCCTTTTCTTTTAAGTTTTGATAAAAAGATTCATTTTTATACACATTGGAAAACAGTTTTCCCATCTATTTTCATGGTTGGTTTGTTCTTTTTAGTGTGGGATAGTTATTTTACACTTCATTCGGTTTGGGGCTTTAATCCAAGATATGTACAAGGGATTTATTTGTTTCGTTTGCCACTGGAAGAAGTCTTGTTTTTTCTCGTAGTTCCTTATGCTTGCTTATTTGTTTATGAAGTAATCAGAGGATATTTACCAAATGCAAAATTGAATCTTTTAGGACGTGGATTTGCTTTTGCAATGGTACTTTCAGGCTTATTGTTAGCTATCTTTCATTTAAAAAACTGGTATACACTAACGGCTTGTTCGCTTTCGACACTCCTGATAATTGGCGTTTATTTTAGAGCAAGGGCTTCTTGGTTTAACCATTTTGCATTGGCATTTTTGATTTGTTTGGTTCCGTTTTTATTGGTCAATGGTGCTCTGACTGGATTTTTTACTCCTGAACCCGTAGTTTGGTATTCTGAGAATCACATTGTTGGTATTCGCATCGGTACTATACCGCTTGAAGATTTGTACTACAATTTAAGCATGCTTCTGCCAATTGTATTGATTCATGAAGTTATGAAAGCACACCAAACAAAAAAAGCGATCAAATGA